CTGGGCGGAGGCCAGCATCGGCCATCCGTTCCTGGACGTGGCGCCGGCCTTGAGGAGCTGCCCCGATCCCGCCGCCGGATCCCGCGCGCTCGACCGGTACTTCGCGAGCTGGTCGCCGTTGCTCTCCCGTGCGGAGTGCCATGAGGTGTGGCGGATCGCCGAGCCGGTCGCCGTGTTCAACCAGATCGTCACCTACGCGCGCCTCTTCGACGAGACGGAGCCGGAGGAGCGGGCGGGCTGGGCACCGCGGCTGCTGTGGTGGGCGAGAAGGCTCCCGCGGACCGTCGGAACCGACGCACCCCCTTGACACTCCCCCGCCCGCAACACCGTCCTCGACGGTCATTTCCCCCGTCCCACCACGAAGGAGACGCTGACATGTGGTCCCCCACTGCGACGGCCGCGCCCGTCCTCGTCACCGGCGGCGCCGGCTTCATCGGCAGCCGCCTCGTGCGATCGCTCGCCGCCGCGGGTCACCGCGTCCGGGTCCTGGACGACCTGACGACAGGACGGCCGGAGTCGGTCGAGAAGGTCCGCGGGGTCACCCTCGTGCGGGGCAGCGTGCTGGACGCGGACACGGTGGCCGAGGCCGCCCGCGGCACCGGGCTCGTCCTGCACCTCGCCGGCGTCGTCGGCATGCGGCTCGCCGCGGCACAGGCCGGACACGCCCATGCCGTGGGGCGGCAGGGGACCGCGAACGTCCTGGCCCGCTCCGGTGACGCCCCCGTCGTCCTGGTGTCCAGCTCCGCCGTCTACGGGCTCAGCGACAGCTCCGCCGACCTGCGCGAGGACGTGCCCGTGGACCGGTCCGTCCCGGTCGCGTACGACGGCGGGGCCCCGGGGTACGCGACCGGCAAGTGGGAAATGGAGCGACTGGGGCTGCAGGCCGCCCACCGGCGGCCCGTGCTGGTGGTGCGGCCCTTCAACGTCGTCGGGCCGGGGCAGCTCGGCCGCTACGGCATGGTCCTGCCGACCTTCTTCCGGCAGGCCACGGCCGGGGTGCCGCTGACCGTCCACGGAGACGGCACGCAGCGCCGCTGCTTCACCGACGTCGACCAGTTCACCCGCCGGCTGCTCGACCTCGTCGCCCGCGACGCCGCGTGGCGTCCCGCCGGGAACGTCTTCAACATCGGCTCCACCACCGAGACGTCCATCGGGGACCTGGCCCGCCTGGTCCTCGACGCCACCGGCAGCACGGCCGGGGTCGTCCACGTGCCCTACGAGTCGGTCTTCCCGGGCCGCACCGACGTGACCGGACGTGTGCCCCGGCTGGACCGGCTGACGGAAGCGGTCGGGCCGACCGACTGGCTCCCGGCCGCCTCACTGGTCCGCAAGACGGCGGAGGCGTGGGGGGTCGGCCCGCTGACCGCCGCGCGGTGACGTGCGGGTTCACGCAAGAAGAACCGTAATTCGTTGACGCGTGTTCGCGATCACGAGAATCTTCCACAGACATGCAACACGGAGGAGCTGCACCATGGAACTGCAGTTGCCGGCTCCCGGGGAAACCATATTGGCCATGCTCAAACTCCCCGGAGAAATGTGCAATATCAACTGCCATTACTGCTACGAGCGGCGCAAGCCCTATCCCAACGCCCTGATGCTGACGCCCGAGGTGCTGCGGAAATTCCTCGCCCTGTGCGGCGGAAGGCCGCTGGCGATCGAACTGCACGGTGGCGAGCCCCTCCTGGTCGGCCGTCGCAGAATGGGCCACCTCTTCGCCGAACTGCGGCGGTACGAAGGTCCGGTGACCGTCTCGATGCAGACCAACGGCATCCTCCTCGACAACGCCTGGCTCGACTTCTTCGACAGGGAATGGCCGGACATCGAGATCGGGATCAGCCTGGACGGCGACGA
This is a stretch of genomic DNA from Streptomyces sp. TG1A-8. It encodes these proteins:
- a CDS encoding NAD(P)-dependent oxidoreductase codes for the protein MWSPTATAAPVLVTGGAGFIGSRLVRSLAAAGHRVRVLDDLTTGRPESVEKVRGVTLVRGSVLDADTVAEAARGTGLVLHLAGVVGMRLAAAQAGHAHAVGRQGTANVLARSGDAPVVLVSSSAVYGLSDSSADLREDVPVDRSVPVAYDGGAPGYATGKWEMERLGLQAAHRRPVLVVRPFNVVGPGQLGRYGMVLPTFFRQATAGVPLTVHGDGTQRRCFTDVDQFTRRLLDLVARDAAWRPAGNVFNIGSTTETSIGDLARLVLDATGSTAGVVHVPYESVFPGRTDVTGRVPRLDRLTEAVGPTDWLPAASLVRKTAEAWGVGPLTAAR